The Helianthus annuus cultivar XRQ/B chromosome 16, HanXRQr2.0-SUNRISE, whole genome shotgun sequence genome includes a window with the following:
- the LOC110919403 gene encoding acidic leucine-rich nuclear phosphoprotein 32 family member B-like has protein sequence MQGRTRSYTEVEDASFTNSFNYDFDNADFTNDFPIQGHDHQDNVVDKQNEQADKQNEEGCEVENAKGGEAENDKDGEAESNDSSKDDDSDDSEFIKGLDNMDEVEYDIIDYNANVDRGDYL, from the exons ATGCAG ggccgaacgcgatcctacacTGAGGTTGAGGATGCATCATTCACTAACAGTTTTAACTATGATTTCGATAATGCTGATTTCACAAATGATTTTCCTATACAAGGACATGATCATCAAGATAATGTGGTTGACAAACAAAATGAACAGGCTGACAAACAAAATGAAGAGGGTTGTGAGGTTGAGAATGCTAAGGGTGGTGAGGCTGAGAATGATAAAGATGGTGAGGCTGAGTCTAATGATTCATCTAAGGATGATGATTCAGATGATAGTGAGTTTATAAAAGGGTTAGATAATATGGATGAGGTTGAGTATGACATCATAGATTACAATGCAAATGTTGACAGGGGTGACTATCTTTGA
- the LOC110918748 gene encoding cysteine--tRNA ligase, chloroplastic/mitochondrial isoform X3 has translation MDYLHCLHPTVEPRVSDHMPQIIDMIKQILDNGRAYRVEGDVYFSVDEFPQYGRLSGRKLEDNRAGERVAVDSRKKNPADFALWKSAKEGEPFWESPWGAGRPGWHIECSAMSAAYLGYSFDIHGGGMDLIFPHHENEIAQSCAACDKSNISYWIHNGFVTSDSQKMSKSLGNFFTIRQVIELYHPLALRLFLIGTHYRSPINYSDVQLETASDRAYYIYQTLQDCEDVVGQQNESSQKENIPTEILDCIKTFNDVFITSMSEDLHSPVVLSAISDPLKTANDLLHTRKGKKQKARIPSLAAIEKAIRNVLDILGLMPASYHEVLQQLREKALKRAKLTEDQVIEQINDRNTARKSKEYERSDAIRKHLATLGIALMDSPEGTTWRPAIPLAMQEQHSPQS, from the exons ATGGACTATCTTCACTGCTTACATCCTACTGTAGAACCTCGTGTTTCTGATCACATGCCCCAAATCATTGATATGATAAAACAA ATTCTTGACAATGGACGTGCCTACAGAGTTGAAGGTGATGTATATTTTTCTGTTGACGAGTTTCCTCAATATGGGCGACTTTCTGGGCGGAAGTTAGAAGATAATCGAGCTGGTGAACGTGTAGCAGTTGACTCGAGGAAAAAGAATCCAGCTGATTTTGCTCTGTGGAAA TCTGCAAAGGAGGGTGAGCCTTTTTGGGAGAGTCCATGGGGAGCTGGAAGACCTGGATGGCATATAGAATGCAGTGCAATGAGTGCTGCTTATTTAGGTTACTCGTTTGATATTCATGGCGGTGGAATGGATCTTATTTTTCCCCACCACGAAAATGAAATCGCCCAAAGTTGTGCGGCATGTGATAAAAGCAACATAAGCTATTGGATACACAACGGTTTCGTGACAAGCGACTCTCAAAAAATGTCCAAATCACTTGGTAACTTTTTCACAATTCGCCAG GTTATAGAACTATATCATCCATTGGCGTTGAGGCTTTTCCTGATTGGAACACACTACCGATCCCCTATCAACTACTCTGATGTACAGCTGGAAACTGCTTCTGATCGCGCTTATTACATATATCAG ACATTGCAAGATTGTGAAGATGTCGTAGGCCAGCAAAATGAATCTAGTCAGAAAGAAAATATACCTACTGAAATACTCGATTGCATAAAAACTTTTAACGATGTATTTATTACTTCAATGTCTGAAGATCTTCACTCTCCAGTTGTCCTCTCTGCAATCTCTGATCCTTTGAAAACTGCCAATGATCTTCTTCATACCCGTAAG GGGAAGAAGCAAAAAGCACGGATACCGTCACTTGCTGCTATAGAGAAGGCTATCAGGAATGTTCTTGATATTTTAGGGCTTATGCCAGCAAGTTACCATGAG GTTCTGCAGCAGCTGAGGGAAAAGGCACTGAAGCGAGCAAAGTTAACCGAAGACCAAGTTATTGAACAAATCAATGATAGGAACACTGCACGCAAAAGTAAGGAGTATGAACGATCAGACGCGATCCGAAAACACTTGGCTACACTTGGTATCGCCCTCATGGATAGTCCCGAGGGCACAACCTGGAGACCAGCTATTCCGCTTGCCATGCAAGAACAGCATTCCCCACAATCTTGA
- the LOC110918748 gene encoding cysteine--tRNA ligase, chloroplastic/mitochondrial isoform X2, giving the protein MFVVLLLMILVTLVMLGFTFPSISFSGRYLRFMGYEVNYVRNFTDVDDKIIARAVQLGEDPISLSRRFCEEFNRDMDYLHCLHPTVEPRVSDHMPQIIDMIKQILDNGRAYRVEGDVYFSVDEFPQYGRLSGRKLEDNRAGERVAVDSRKKNPADFALWKSAKEGEPFWESPWGAGRPGWHIECSAMSAAYLGYSFDIHGGGMDLIFPHHENEIAQSCAACDKSNISYWIHNGFVTSDSQKMSKSLGNFFTIRQVIELYHPLALRLFLIGTHYRSPINYSDVQLETASDRAYYIYQTLQDCEDVVGQQNESSQKENIPTEILDCIKTFNDVFITSMSEDLHSPVVLSAISDPLKTANDLLHTRKGKKQKARIPSLAAIEKAIRNVLDILGLMPASYHEVLQQLREKALKRAKLTEDQVIEQINDRNTARKSKEYERSDAIRKHLATLGIALMDSPEGTTWRPAIPLAMQEQHSPQS; this is encoded by the exons ATGTTTGTGGTGTTACTGCTTATGATCTTAGTCACATTGGTCATGCTAGGGTTTACGTTTCCTTCGATATCCTTTTCAG GCAGATATCTACGGTTCATGGGATATGAAGTCAATTATGTTCGAAACTTTACTGATGTTGATGATAAG ATAATTGCTAGAGCAGTTCAATTGGGAGAGGATCCAATCAGCTTAAGCAGACGCTTTTGTGAAGAGTTTAATAGAGACATGGACTATCTTCACTGCTTACATCCTACTGTAGAACCTCGTGTTTCTGATCACATGCCCCAAATCATTGATATGATAAAACAA ATTCTTGACAATGGACGTGCCTACAGAGTTGAAGGTGATGTATATTTTTCTGTTGACGAGTTTCCTCAATATGGGCGACTTTCTGGGCGGAAGTTAGAAGATAATCGAGCTGGTGAACGTGTAGCAGTTGACTCGAGGAAAAAGAATCCAGCTGATTTTGCTCTGTGGAAA TCTGCAAAGGAGGGTGAGCCTTTTTGGGAGAGTCCATGGGGAGCTGGAAGACCTGGATGGCATATAGAATGCAGTGCAATGAGTGCTGCTTATTTAGGTTACTCGTTTGATATTCATGGCGGTGGAATGGATCTTATTTTTCCCCACCACGAAAATGAAATCGCCCAAAGTTGTGCGGCATGTGATAAAAGCAACATAAGCTATTGGATACACAACGGTTTCGTGACAAGCGACTCTCAAAAAATGTCCAAATCACTTGGTAACTTTTTCACAATTCGCCAG GTTATAGAACTATATCATCCATTGGCGTTGAGGCTTTTCCTGATTGGAACACACTACCGATCCCCTATCAACTACTCTGATGTACAGCTGGAAACTGCTTCTGATCGCGCTTATTACATATATCAG ACATTGCAAGATTGTGAAGATGTCGTAGGCCAGCAAAATGAATCTAGTCAGAAAGAAAATATACCTACTGAAATACTCGATTGCATAAAAACTTTTAACGATGTATTTATTACTTCAATGTCTGAAGATCTTCACTCTCCAGTTGTCCTCTCTGCAATCTCTGATCCTTTGAAAACTGCCAATGATCTTCTTCATACCCGTAAG GGGAAGAAGCAAAAAGCACGGATACCGTCACTTGCTGCTATAGAGAAGGCTATCAGGAATGTTCTTGATATTTTAGGGCTTATGCCAGCAAGTTACCATGAG GTTCTGCAGCAGCTGAGGGAAAAGGCACTGAAGCGAGCAAAGTTAACCGAAGACCAAGTTATTGAACAAATCAATGATAGGAACACTGCACGCAAAAGTAAGGAGTATGAACGATCAGACGCGATCCGAAAACACTTGGCTACACTTGGTATCGCCCTCATGGATAGTCCCGAGGGCACAACCTGGAGACCAGCTATTCCGCTTGCCATGCAAGAACAGCATTCCCCACAATCTTGA
- the LOC110918748 gene encoding cysteine--tRNA ligase, chloroplastic/mitochondrial isoform X1 has translation MAALHFFNFYKPLFRIHSRKLFITNVGTSNNRLHKPNTNIIRFLSSSSTSLGHSNVSKTVGSSENVSKSKEHELWLYNTMSKEKELFKPKVEGKVGMYVCGVTAYDLSHIGHARVYVSFDILFRYLRFMGYEVNYVRNFTDVDDKIIARAVQLGEDPISLSRRFCEEFNRDMDYLHCLHPTVEPRVSDHMPQIIDMIKQILDNGRAYRVEGDVYFSVDEFPQYGRLSGRKLEDNRAGERVAVDSRKKNPADFALWKSAKEGEPFWESPWGAGRPGWHIECSAMSAAYLGYSFDIHGGGMDLIFPHHENEIAQSCAACDKSNISYWIHNGFVTSDSQKMSKSLGNFFTIRQVIELYHPLALRLFLIGTHYRSPINYSDVQLETASDRAYYIYQTLQDCEDVVGQQNESSQKENIPTEILDCIKTFNDVFITSMSEDLHSPVVLSAISDPLKTANDLLHTRKGKKQKARIPSLAAIEKAIRNVLDILGLMPASYHEVLQQLREKALKRAKLTEDQVIEQINDRNTARKSKEYERSDAIRKHLATLGIALMDSPEGTTWRPAIPLAMQEQHSPQS, from the exons ATGGCTGCTCTCCACTTCTTCAACTTCTACAAACCCTTATTCCGAATCCATTCTCGTAAACTCTTCATCACCAACGTTGGCACATCCAACAACCGTCTTCATAAACCCAACACCAACATAATCCggtttctttcttcttcctcaaCATCTCTAGGGCACTCAAATGTATCGAAAACCGTAGGGTCTTCTGAAAATGTTTCAAAATCAAAAGAACATGAGCTGTGGCTCTATAATACGATGAGCAAAGAGAAGGAGTTGTTTAAACCTAAAGTTGAGGGTAAAGTTGGGATGTATGTTTGTGGTGTTACTGCTTATGATCTTAGTCACATTGGTCATGCTAGGGTTTACGTTTCCTTCGATATCCTTTTCAG ATATCTACGGTTCATGGGATATGAAGTCAATTATGTTCGAAACTTTACTGATGTTGATGATAAG ATAATTGCTAGAGCAGTTCAATTGGGAGAGGATCCAATCAGCTTAAGCAGACGCTTTTGTGAAGAGTTTAATAGAGACATGGACTATCTTCACTGCTTACATCCTACTGTAGAACCTCGTGTTTCTGATCACATGCCCCAAATCATTGATATGATAAAACAA ATTCTTGACAATGGACGTGCCTACAGAGTTGAAGGTGATGTATATTTTTCTGTTGACGAGTTTCCTCAATATGGGCGACTTTCTGGGCGGAAGTTAGAAGATAATCGAGCTGGTGAACGTGTAGCAGTTGACTCGAGGAAAAAGAATCCAGCTGATTTTGCTCTGTGGAAA TCTGCAAAGGAGGGTGAGCCTTTTTGGGAGAGTCCATGGGGAGCTGGAAGACCTGGATGGCATATAGAATGCAGTGCAATGAGTGCTGCTTATTTAGGTTACTCGTTTGATATTCATGGCGGTGGAATGGATCTTATTTTTCCCCACCACGAAAATGAAATCGCCCAAAGTTGTGCGGCATGTGATAAAAGCAACATAAGCTATTGGATACACAACGGTTTCGTGACAAGCGACTCTCAAAAAATGTCCAAATCACTTGGTAACTTTTTCACAATTCGCCAG GTTATAGAACTATATCATCCATTGGCGTTGAGGCTTTTCCTGATTGGAACACACTACCGATCCCCTATCAACTACTCTGATGTACAGCTGGAAACTGCTTCTGATCGCGCTTATTACATATATCAG ACATTGCAAGATTGTGAAGATGTCGTAGGCCAGCAAAATGAATCTAGTCAGAAAGAAAATATACCTACTGAAATACTCGATTGCATAAAAACTTTTAACGATGTATTTATTACTTCAATGTCTGAAGATCTTCACTCTCCAGTTGTCCTCTCTGCAATCTCTGATCCTTTGAAAACTGCCAATGATCTTCTTCATACCCGTAAG GGGAAGAAGCAAAAAGCACGGATACCGTCACTTGCTGCTATAGAGAAGGCTATCAGGAATGTTCTTGATATTTTAGGGCTTATGCCAGCAAGTTACCATGAG GTTCTGCAGCAGCTGAGGGAAAAGGCACTGAAGCGAGCAAAGTTAACCGAAGACCAAGTTATTGAACAAATCAATGATAGGAACACTGCACGCAAAAGTAAGGAGTATGAACGATCAGACGCGATCCGAAAACACTTGGCTACACTTGGTATCGCCCTCATGGATAGTCCCGAGGGCACAACCTGGAGACCAGCTATTCCGCTTGCCATGCAAGAACAGCATTCCCCACAATCTTGA